The genomic stretch AGTCCCGCTTCTGGTCGTTGGTGGCGAGGTGCGGGTAGTAGCAGCCGAGGGCGTTGCTCATCGCACCGAGGATCGCCATCGGGTGCGCGTCGCGCGGGTAGTGCTCGAACAAATACACCATCCGCTCGTGGATGGCGGCATGCTCGCTGAGCAGAGCGGAGAAGCGCTTGCGCTGCTCCGCCGTGGGCAGCTCGCCGTAGATGACGAGGTAGGCCGTCTCGACGAAGGTCGATTGCTCCGCGAGCTGTTCGATCGGGTAACCGCGGTAGCGGAGGATGCCCTTCTCGCCGTCGATGAAGGTCACCTTGCTCACGCACGAGCCGGTGTTGCCGTAGCCCTCGTCGAAAGTGATCACACCCGACTTGGCGCGCAGATCGCGCACGTCGACGGATACTTCGCCTTCGGAACCGACGAAGACCGGGAGGTTCAGTTCCGTGTTGTTTACTTTGAGGACGGCTTGGTTGGACATGTTGGAAACGAGGATTGAAGCGGGGGCACGGCGCTGGACGCGGCTGAACCCCGAGGACAGAGACACGCGTCCGCCGTGTAAAGCGGAGTGTGCCTCGGCGGCGAAGCGTTCAACGACCCGCGGAAGCACCCGCCTCGCCCGCCGTCGCCCCGGAATCGGCACCGGCTGCGAGACTCGCGAAGTTGCGGTAGATCGCGAGACCTTTGGCCTGACTCTTTTCGGGGTGGAACTGCGTGGCGAAGCAACGCCCGCGAGCAATTGCAGCTACGAAAGAACCGCCGTAATCGCACAGAGCAAGCGCAAGGCCTGCGTCCGCCGGAACAACGTGGAAACTGTGCACAAAGTAGAACGACTCACCCGATGCATTAAGTCCGCTTACGAGCGGCGAGGTCGGATCGCGGAATTCGACGGTGTTCCAACCCATGTGCGGGATCTTGAACGGCCGCGGCAGTCGGAAGCGCACGACGCGCCCCGGAAACACTCCCAGCCCCTCGACGTCGCCTTCCTCGGAATGCTCGAACAAAGCCTGCAAGCCCAGGCAAACGCCCAGAAACGGCCGATCGTCGGCGATCCATCCGCGCACGAAGTCCGCGAACCCGCTCCCGCGTAGACCCGCCACGCAATCCTCCAGCGCCCCCACGCCCGGCAGGACCAGCCCGGCGGCGGCGCCCACCTGCGCGGGTTCCTCGACGATCCGCACCCGCGCACCCACGGCGTGCAGGGCCTGCGAGACGCTGCGCAGATTGCCCATGCCGTAGTTGATGACCGCGATTTCGGATGCCATGCGCTCAGTCACGGCCCGCCCGCCGAAGGTGACGAGAAAAAACCCGCCGCGCCCACACACGGCCACGCCCTCGCTCAACGCGCCCCGGGAGCGTACCGATCCATGCGCTGCCAGCGCACGTCGGAGCCGTGGTTGGGGTCCAAACCCGTTTGGTTCGAGAGCAAATACTCGCCGCGGTCGTTCACCCAGTAGTCGTTCCATCCCGCCGGCAGGGAGACGGTCTGGCTGTTGACCGGATCGCGATAGGTCTCGATGCCTGCCAACGCCTCACCGCGGTGGAACGCGATCCGCTCCTGCGAAGCCGCGCGCTCGGCCGCGACTTCGTCGCGAATCCGGGCGATGTCCGCCTGATGCTCGCGGAGCTTGCGGCCGAACGCGATCGAGTCGGCGAGCGCTTGGCGCAATCCTTGGGTGAAGAGTTGTTTCACCACCCGGTAACTCGCGACCCACTCCGGCGTCGACTGCCCGCTCG from Opitutales bacterium ASA1 encodes the following:
- the hisH gene encoding imidazole glycerol phosphate synthase subunit HisH; protein product: MSEGVAVCGRGGFFLVTFGGRAVTERMASEIAVINYGMGNLRSVSQALHAVGARVRIVEEPAQVGAAAGLVLPGVGALEDCVAGLRGSGFADFVRGWIADDRPFLGVCLGLQALFEHSEEGDVEGLGVFPGRVVRFRLPRPFKIPHMGWNTVEFRDPTSPLVSGLNASGESFYFVHSFHVVPADAGLALALCDYGGSFVAAIARGRCFATQFHPEKSQAKGLAIYRNFASLAAGADSGATAGEAGASAGR